The Clostridia bacterium DNA segment TGCCTACGCACGGCCTGCAGCCGTGACCTGGAGGGTGGTCTTCCGCGATGAACGTGCACTCCGTCACCGCTCCGTCCGGACGCCGCAGACGCACCACCGGCATCGAGGGGGCGCCCCGGCATGAGCTCCCTCGGCCTTGACCCGTCGCGCCTGGAGCGCGCCTGGCGCCTGCTGCGGCAGGCCGTCGACGAGCGCGTCACCCCCGGCGCCGTGGCCGTCGTGGCCCGCCGGGACGGCCAGCTGGACCCCGTCGCGGTGGGCTGGGCCACGCTGGAGCCGGAGCCGGTGCCGGTCACGGGGGACACGCTGTACGACCTCGCCTCCCTGACCAAGGTCGTCGCCACGGCGCCCGCCGTCTGGGCGTTGATCGAAGACGGCGAGATCCGGCTCGACGACCCCGTCCGGCGGTTCGTCCCGGAATTCCGCGGCGAGGGCCGGGACCAGGTGACGCTCCGCCACCTCCTCAGCCACACGTCCGGCCTGCCGGCCCACGCGCGCCTCGACCGCTCGCACCTCGACCGCGAGCGCGCCGTCTCCGCCATCTGCCGCCGGCCGTTGGAGAGCGCGCCCGGCGCCGTTATCCGCTACACGGATCTCGGTTTCATGCTGCTGCGCGAAGTCGTGGAGAAAGCGGCGGCCGCCCCGTTCGACGCCTTCGTGCGCGAGCGGATCCACGCGCCGCTCGGCATGACGCGCACCGTCTTCCGGCCGGACGACGAACTCGCCCCGCGCTGCGCCGCGACGGAACTTGTGCCCGGCGAGGGCCGCATCCACGGGCGGGTGCACGACGAGAACGCGCGGCACGTGTTCGACGGCGTCGCCGGCCACGCGGGGCTCTTCGCTCCGGCCGGCGACCTCGCCCGCTACGCCCGTATGCTCCTGAACGGCGGCGCGCTGGACGGCCGGCGCGTGCTCGCGCCCGCCACCGTGCGCGCGATGACGGCGGTCGTCGCCTCCGCGCCCGGCCAGCGCCGCACGCTGGGCTGGGCCGCGCCGGCCGGCGACGCGCCGAGCTGCGGCGACCTCTTCGGCCCGAACGCGTTCGGCCACACCGGCTTCACCGGCACGAGCCTCTGGATCGAACCGGACCTGGACCTCGCCGTGGTGCTGCTGACGAACCGCGTCTACTACGGCCGCGACCGGACGGCCGAAGGCATCCAGCGCCTGCGCGCGCGCTTCCACAACGCGGTGGCGTCGGCCGTCCGGTAGAATGGACGCGGGGGTCCGCGCATGGCGTCCGAGTTGCGGCTCGTCATCATCACGGGTCTGAGCGGCGCGGGGAAGACGCAGGCCATCCGGGCGTTCGAGGATCTGGAGTTCTTCTGCGTCGACAACCTGCCGCCGGCGCTCCTCCCGAGGTTCGCCGAGCTCTGCGCGGCGCCCGGGACGGGCATCGACCAGGTGGC contains these protein-coding regions:
- a CDS encoding beta-lactamase family protein gives rise to the protein MSSLGLDPSRLERAWRLLRQAVDERVTPGAVAVVARRDGQLDPVAVGWATLEPEPVPVTGDTLYDLASLTKVVATAPAVWALIEDGEIRLDDPVRRFVPEFRGEGRDQVTLRHLLSHTSGLPAHARLDRSHLDRERAVSAICRRPLESAPGAVIRYTDLGFMLLREVVEKAAAAPFDAFVRERIHAPLGMTRTVFRPDDELAPRCAATELVPGEGRIHGRVHDENARHVFDGVAGHAGLFAPAGDLARYARMLLNGGALDGRRVLAPATVRAMTAVVASAPGQRRTLGWAAPAGDAPSCGDLFGPNAFGHTGFTGTSLWIEPDLDLAVVLLTNRVYYGRDRTAEGIQRLRARFHNAVASAVR